In Parus major isolate Abel chromosome 1, Parus_major1.1, whole genome shotgun sequence, the following proteins share a genomic window:
- the ZRSR2 gene encoding U2 small nuclear ribonucleoprotein auxiliary factor 35 kDa subunit-related protein 2 isoform X3, which translates to MAAPMLAPEPPLGKPSHQKYRAILKKEKRKKKRQALAKLRDSEAAEKDESVSEEEEEEVEEEEEEEEEKKLEAERQKLHEQWLLREEKAQEEFKLKKEKEEAARKRQEEEERKIKEEWEEQQRKEREVAQQKQQEKRERELENGVSWHNPEPPENLGTEKDRANCPFYIKTGSCRFGDRCSRKHNYPTSSKTLLVRGMFITFGMEQCRRDDYDTDASLEYSDEETYQQFLEFYEDVLPEFQNVGKVVQFKVSCNYEPHLRGNVYVQYQSEKDCQAALALFSGRWYAGRQLHCEFCPVTRWKTAICGLFERQKCPRGKHCNFLHVFKNPNNEFWEANRDIRISPERTHQSSKNSERRNRSSHRDDYYSRSRRRGSPSPDHSYRRNGESERKKNRRKNKRRRRSGRSRSRERRRSHSRGRKRRGRSRSRSHSRTRSRSRSSSRSRSRGKKRSSSRGKNSETPKTK; encoded by the exons ATGGCGGCGCCCATGTTAGCGCCAGAGCCCCCCCTGGGGAAGCCGAG CCATCAAAAGTACAGAGCTATTctgaagaaggagaagaggaaaaaaaagcgGCAGGCACTTGCCAAGCTAAGGGATTCAG aagctgcagaaaaagatGAATCTGTgtctgaggaggaagaggaagaagtggaagaagaggaggaagaagaagaagaaaaaaaacttgagGCAGAAAG ACAAAAACTACATGAGCAGTGGTtgctgagagaagaaaaggccCAAGAAGAGTTCaagctaaagaaagaaaaagaagaggctGCAAGAAAGCgtcaagaagaagaagag AGGAAGATCAAAGAAGAATGGGAagagcagcaaagaaaagagagagaagtggCACAGCAGAAGCAacaagagaagagagagagagag CTGGAGAATGGTGTGAGTTGGCATAACCCAGAGCCCCCAGAGAATCTGGGAACAGAGAAGGATAGAGCGAATTGCccattttatattaaaacagGTTCCTGCCGATTTGGAGACAG ATGTTCTCGCAAGCATAACTACCCTACATCTAGCAAGACACTGCTGGTGCGAGGGATGTTCATCACTTTTGGCATGGAGCAGTGCCGGAGAGACGACTATGACACGGATGCCAGTCTGGAGTACAGTGATGAGGAGACCTACCAGCAGTTCCTGGAGTTCTATGAGGATGTGCTCCCCGAATTTCAGAATGTGGGGAAGGTGGTTCAATTCAAG GTCAGTTGCAACTATGAGCCTCACCTGCGAGGAAATGTGTATGTCCAGTACCAGTC GGAGAAGGACTGtcaggcagctctggctctgttCAGTGGACGATGGTATGCAGGCAGACAGCTTCATTGTGAATTCTGTCCTGTGACGAGGTGGAAAACTGCCATATGTG GCTTATTTGAAAGACAGAAGTGTCCAAGAGGGAAACACTGCAACTTTCTTCATGTATTCAAAAATCCAAACAATGAGTTTTGGGAGGCCAATAGAGACATACGGATTTCTCCTGAACGGACTCATCAGTCGTCTAAAAACTCTGAGAGGAGAAACAGATCGAGCCATCGTGACGACTACTACAGCCGGTCCAGGAGAAGGGGCAGCCCGAGCCCTGACCATTCCTACCGCAGAAACGGAGaatctgagagaaaaaagaatcGCCGCAAAAACAAGAGGCGGCGCCGGTCGGGGAGGTCGAGAAGTCGAGAGAGGAGGAGGTCGCACAGCAGgggcaggaagaggagaggcCGCAGTCGCAGCAGGAGTCACAGTCGGACAcgcagcaggagcaggagttCCTCTCGATCCAGGAGCAGGGGTAAAAAGAGAtcaagcagcagaggaaaaaatagtgAAACTCCCAAAACAAAGTGA
- the ZRSR2 gene encoding U2 small nuclear ribonucleoprotein auxiliary factor 35 kDa subunit-related protein 2 isoform X2, translating to MAAPMLAPEPPLGKPSHQKYRAILKKEKRKKKRQALAKLRDSAAEKDESVSEEEEEEVEEEEEEEEEKKLEAERQKLHEQWLLREEKAQEEFKLKKEKEEAARKRQEEEERKIKEEWEEQQRKEREVAQQKQQEKREREAAVQRMLDQAESQLENGVSWHNPEPPENLGTEKDRANCPFYIKTGSCRFGDRCSRKHNYPTSSKTLLVRGMFITFGMEQCRRDDYDTDASLEYSDEETYQQFLEFYEDVLPEFQNVGKVVQFKVSCNYEPHLRGNVYVQYQSEKDCQAALALFSGRWYAGRQLHCEFCPVTRWKTAICGLFERQKCPRGKHCNFLHVFKNPNNEFWEANRDIRISPERTHQSSKNSERRNRSSHRDDYYSRSRRRGSPSPDHSYRRNGESERKKNRRKNKRRRRSGRSRSRERRRSHSRGRKRRGRSRSRSHSRTRSRSRSSSRSRSRGKKRSSSRGKNSETPKTK from the exons ATGGCGGCGCCCATGTTAGCGCCAGAGCCCCCCCTGGGGAAGCCGAG CCATCAAAAGTACAGAGCTATTctgaagaaggagaagaggaaaaaaaagcgGCAGGCACTTGCCAAGCTAAGGGATTCAG ctgcagaaaaagatGAATCTGTgtctgaggaggaagaggaagaagtggaagaagaggaggaagaagaagaagaaaaaaaacttgagGCAGAAAG ACAAAAACTACATGAGCAGTGGTtgctgagagaagaaaaggccCAAGAAGAGTTCaagctaaagaaagaaaaagaagaggctGCAAGAAAGCgtcaagaagaagaagag AGGAAGATCAAAGAAGAATGGGAagagcagcaaagaaaagagagagaagtggCACAGCAGAAGCAacaagagaagagagagagagag gcagctgtgcagaggaTGCTGGATCAAGCTGAAAGCCAG CTGGAGAATGGTGTGAGTTGGCATAACCCAGAGCCCCCAGAGAATCTGGGAACAGAGAAGGATAGAGCGAATTGCccattttatattaaaacagGTTCCTGCCGATTTGGAGACAG ATGTTCTCGCAAGCATAACTACCCTACATCTAGCAAGACACTGCTGGTGCGAGGGATGTTCATCACTTTTGGCATGGAGCAGTGCCGGAGAGACGACTATGACACGGATGCCAGTCTGGAGTACAGTGATGAGGAGACCTACCAGCAGTTCCTGGAGTTCTATGAGGATGTGCTCCCCGAATTTCAGAATGTGGGGAAGGTGGTTCAATTCAAG GTCAGTTGCAACTATGAGCCTCACCTGCGAGGAAATGTGTATGTCCAGTACCAGTC GGAGAAGGACTGtcaggcagctctggctctgttCAGTGGACGATGGTATGCAGGCAGACAGCTTCATTGTGAATTCTGTCCTGTGACGAGGTGGAAAACTGCCATATGTG GCTTATTTGAAAGACAGAAGTGTCCAAGAGGGAAACACTGCAACTTTCTTCATGTATTCAAAAATCCAAACAATGAGTTTTGGGAGGCCAATAGAGACATACGGATTTCTCCTGAACGGACTCATCAGTCGTCTAAAAACTCTGAGAGGAGAAACAGATCGAGCCATCGTGACGACTACTACAGCCGGTCCAGGAGAAGGGGCAGCCCGAGCCCTGACCATTCCTACCGCAGAAACGGAGaatctgagagaaaaaagaatcGCCGCAAAAACAAGAGGCGGCGCCGGTCGGGGAGGTCGAGAAGTCGAGAGAGGAGGAGGTCGCACAGCAGgggcaggaagaggagaggcCGCAGTCGCAGCAGGAGTCACAGTCGGACAcgcagcaggagcaggagttCCTCTCGATCCAGGAGCAGGGGTAAAAAGAGAtcaagcagcagaggaaaaaatagtgAAACTCCCAAAACAAAGTGA
- the ZRSR2 gene encoding U2 small nuclear ribonucleoprotein auxiliary factor 35 kDa subunit-related protein 2 isoform X1, with protein sequence MAAPMLAPEPPLGKPSHQKYRAILKKEKRKKKRQALAKLRDSEAAEKDESVSEEEEEEVEEEEEEEEEKKLEAERQKLHEQWLLREEKAQEEFKLKKEKEEAARKRQEEEERKIKEEWEEQQRKEREVAQQKQQEKREREAAVQRMLDQAESQLENGVSWHNPEPPENLGTEKDRANCPFYIKTGSCRFGDRCSRKHNYPTSSKTLLVRGMFITFGMEQCRRDDYDTDASLEYSDEETYQQFLEFYEDVLPEFQNVGKVVQFKVSCNYEPHLRGNVYVQYQSEKDCQAALALFSGRWYAGRQLHCEFCPVTRWKTAICGLFERQKCPRGKHCNFLHVFKNPNNEFWEANRDIRISPERTHQSSKNSERRNRSSHRDDYYSRSRRRGSPSPDHSYRRNGESERKKNRRKNKRRRRSGRSRSRERRRSHSRGRKRRGRSRSRSHSRTRSRSRSSSRSRSRGKKRSSSRGKNSETPKTK encoded by the exons ATGGCGGCGCCCATGTTAGCGCCAGAGCCCCCCCTGGGGAAGCCGAG CCATCAAAAGTACAGAGCTATTctgaagaaggagaagaggaaaaaaaagcgGCAGGCACTTGCCAAGCTAAGGGATTCAG aagctgcagaaaaagatGAATCTGTgtctgaggaggaagaggaagaagtggaagaagaggaggaagaagaagaagaaaaaaaacttgagGCAGAAAG ACAAAAACTACATGAGCAGTGGTtgctgagagaagaaaaggccCAAGAAGAGTTCaagctaaagaaagaaaaagaagaggctGCAAGAAAGCgtcaagaagaagaagag AGGAAGATCAAAGAAGAATGGGAagagcagcaaagaaaagagagagaagtggCACAGCAGAAGCAacaagagaagagagagagagag gcagctgtgcagaggaTGCTGGATCAAGCTGAAAGCCAG CTGGAGAATGGTGTGAGTTGGCATAACCCAGAGCCCCCAGAGAATCTGGGAACAGAGAAGGATAGAGCGAATTGCccattttatattaaaacagGTTCCTGCCGATTTGGAGACAG ATGTTCTCGCAAGCATAACTACCCTACATCTAGCAAGACACTGCTGGTGCGAGGGATGTTCATCACTTTTGGCATGGAGCAGTGCCGGAGAGACGACTATGACACGGATGCCAGTCTGGAGTACAGTGATGAGGAGACCTACCAGCAGTTCCTGGAGTTCTATGAGGATGTGCTCCCCGAATTTCAGAATGTGGGGAAGGTGGTTCAATTCAAG GTCAGTTGCAACTATGAGCCTCACCTGCGAGGAAATGTGTATGTCCAGTACCAGTC GGAGAAGGACTGtcaggcagctctggctctgttCAGTGGACGATGGTATGCAGGCAGACAGCTTCATTGTGAATTCTGTCCTGTGACGAGGTGGAAAACTGCCATATGTG GCTTATTTGAAAGACAGAAGTGTCCAAGAGGGAAACACTGCAACTTTCTTCATGTATTCAAAAATCCAAACAATGAGTTTTGGGAGGCCAATAGAGACATACGGATTTCTCCTGAACGGACTCATCAGTCGTCTAAAAACTCTGAGAGGAGAAACAGATCGAGCCATCGTGACGACTACTACAGCCGGTCCAGGAGAAGGGGCAGCCCGAGCCCTGACCATTCCTACCGCAGAAACGGAGaatctgagagaaaaaagaatcGCCGCAAAAACAAGAGGCGGCGCCGGTCGGGGAGGTCGAGAAGTCGAGAGAGGAGGAGGTCGCACAGCAGgggcaggaagaggagaggcCGCAGTCGCAGCAGGAGTCACAGTCGGACAcgcagcaggagcaggagttCCTCTCGATCCAGGAGCAGGGGTAAAAAGAGAtcaagcagcagaggaaaaaatagtgAAACTCCCAAAACAAAGTGA
- the ZRSR2 gene encoding U2 small nuclear ribonucleoprotein auxiliary factor 35 kDa subunit-related protein 2 isoform X4 — MAAPMLAPEPPLGKPSHQKYRAILKKEKRKKKRQALAKLRDSEAAEKDESVSEEEEEEVEEEEEEEEEKKLEAERQKLHEQWLLREEKAQEEFKLKKEKEEAARKRQEEEEAAVQRMLDQAESQLENGVSWHNPEPPENLGTEKDRANCPFYIKTGSCRFGDRCSRKHNYPTSSKTLLVRGMFITFGMEQCRRDDYDTDASLEYSDEETYQQFLEFYEDVLPEFQNVGKVVQFKVSCNYEPHLRGNVYVQYQSEKDCQAALALFSGRWYAGRQLHCEFCPVTRWKTAICGLFERQKCPRGKHCNFLHVFKNPNNEFWEANRDIRISPERTHQSSKNSERRNRSSHRDDYYSRSRRRGSPSPDHSYRRNGESERKKNRRKNKRRRRSGRSRSRERRRSHSRGRKRRGRSRSRSHSRTRSRSRSSSRSRSRGKKRSSSRGKNSETPKTK, encoded by the exons ATGGCGGCGCCCATGTTAGCGCCAGAGCCCCCCCTGGGGAAGCCGAG CCATCAAAAGTACAGAGCTATTctgaagaaggagaagaggaaaaaaaagcgGCAGGCACTTGCCAAGCTAAGGGATTCAG aagctgcagaaaaagatGAATCTGTgtctgaggaggaagaggaagaagtggaagaagaggaggaagaagaagaagaaaaaaaacttgagGCAGAAAG ACAAAAACTACATGAGCAGTGGTtgctgagagaagaaaaggccCAAGAAGAGTTCaagctaaagaaagaaaaagaagaggctGCAAGAAAGCgtcaagaagaagaagag gcagctgtgcagaggaTGCTGGATCAAGCTGAAAGCCAG CTGGAGAATGGTGTGAGTTGGCATAACCCAGAGCCCCCAGAGAATCTGGGAACAGAGAAGGATAGAGCGAATTGCccattttatattaaaacagGTTCCTGCCGATTTGGAGACAG ATGTTCTCGCAAGCATAACTACCCTACATCTAGCAAGACACTGCTGGTGCGAGGGATGTTCATCACTTTTGGCATGGAGCAGTGCCGGAGAGACGACTATGACACGGATGCCAGTCTGGAGTACAGTGATGAGGAGACCTACCAGCAGTTCCTGGAGTTCTATGAGGATGTGCTCCCCGAATTTCAGAATGTGGGGAAGGTGGTTCAATTCAAG GTCAGTTGCAACTATGAGCCTCACCTGCGAGGAAATGTGTATGTCCAGTACCAGTC GGAGAAGGACTGtcaggcagctctggctctgttCAGTGGACGATGGTATGCAGGCAGACAGCTTCATTGTGAATTCTGTCCTGTGACGAGGTGGAAAACTGCCATATGTG GCTTATTTGAAAGACAGAAGTGTCCAAGAGGGAAACACTGCAACTTTCTTCATGTATTCAAAAATCCAAACAATGAGTTTTGGGAGGCCAATAGAGACATACGGATTTCTCCTGAACGGACTCATCAGTCGTCTAAAAACTCTGAGAGGAGAAACAGATCGAGCCATCGTGACGACTACTACAGCCGGTCCAGGAGAAGGGGCAGCCCGAGCCCTGACCATTCCTACCGCAGAAACGGAGaatctgagagaaaaaagaatcGCCGCAAAAACAAGAGGCGGCGCCGGTCGGGGAGGTCGAGAAGTCGAGAGAGGAGGAGGTCGCACAGCAGgggcaggaagaggagaggcCGCAGTCGCAGCAGGAGTCACAGTCGGACAcgcagcaggagcaggagttCCTCTCGATCCAGGAGCAGGGGTAAAAAGAGAtcaagcagcagaggaaaaaatagtgAAACTCCCAAAACAAAGTGA